The Planctomycetota bacterium genomic interval TTCCGCGTCGGCATGCTCAGCTACGGAAAAGCACCCACCCCACGACAACTCGTGGGATGGGTGCTGAAGGGGTGATCCTACTAGATCCACCTACTGGGTAACGAGCTTTACCTCAAGCTCTTTCTTTTCACCCGGCTTGAGACGGATGGTTGCCGCTCGGAACCCATCTCGCCCTTGGACACCTGCCTCGTACCGGTAGCGCCCGGGCTCGAGGTTTTTGAACTCGAACTTGCCATCTTTGTCCGTCATCGTGGCACCGGCTGGTTTGCCAGCCTTACTAGTGCGACCTTTCCCGCCACGATTCCCCTTTTGTGCGTACATGTCAGGTAGGGCCCCAAGGCTTTCATCGAAACTCCGCTGGCGGGCTCCACCAGATCGGTTTGTGCCTTCACCGAGCCCACCCCCGTAATCGATGGCTTTGAAAAGCCGTACAGGTGCC includes:
- a CDS encoding carboxypeptidase-like regulatory domain-containing protein, with product APVRLFKAIDYGGGLGEGTNRSGGARQRSFDESLGALPDMYAQKGNRGGKGRTSKAGKPAGATMTDKDGKFEFKNLEPGRYRYEAGVQGRDGFRAATIRLKPGEKKELEVKLVTQ